In one window of Bdellovibrio bacteriovorus W DNA:
- a CDS encoding hypothetical protein (COG3178 Predicted phosphotransferase related to Ser/Thr protein kinases) → MVTNDEFLNPFLSRSLNSDFYKVFSLAGDASNRRYYRVVLDQNSWVLMRWDAFDPNNYPFLSVLNHFKKSGVHVPKVVAMSPEEGLLLLEDLGDLTLERKFWENQNQNAAIDFYYMAVDEIVKIHHVATAKEGPCTAFDIKFDTEKFLWEMNYGADNLVSGILNFKMSDSHKAELQRIFIDISSRLDKEPKKIAHRDYHSRNLMIKLDQMNVIDFQDARLGPIQYDLVSLMRDSYVDMTDDMANSLLDYYLVQSKEYLPKDFSKENFMHIYELQSIQRCFKACGSFASFFHQRQDRRYLKYLPGTLRRVMKAINEFPEYKTFADILIDSGALERKYESL, encoded by the coding sequence ATGGTCACCAATGATGAATTTCTAAATCCCTTTTTAAGTCGCTCTTTAAACTCTGACTTTTATAAAGTCTTTTCCCTTGCTGGAGACGCTTCCAATCGTCGCTATTACCGAGTGGTCCTTGATCAAAATTCTTGGGTACTCATGCGCTGGGATGCATTTGATCCCAATAATTATCCTTTCCTAAGCGTTCTCAACCACTTTAAAAAATCTGGGGTTCATGTACCTAAAGTTGTAGCAATGTCTCCAGAAGAAGGACTATTACTCCTTGAAGACCTCGGCGACCTGACCCTAGAAAGAAAATTCTGGGAGAATCAGAATCAAAATGCCGCTATAGACTTTTACTATATGGCTGTAGATGAGATCGTCAAAATTCATCACGTAGCCACTGCTAAAGAAGGCCCTTGCACGGCTTTTGATATTAAATTTGATACCGAGAAGTTTCTATGGGAAATGAACTACGGAGCTGACAATCTTGTCAGTGGTATTTTAAATTTCAAAATGTCAGATTCTCACAAAGCAGAACTGCAAAGAATTTTTATCGACATATCCTCTCGCCTTGATAAAGAGCCTAAGAAGATTGCTCATCGCGATTATCATTCTAGAAACTTAATGATCAAACTCGATCAAATGAATGTCATCGACTTTCAAGATGCTCGCCTAGGGCCGATCCAATACGATCTTGTCAGTTTGATGCGCGATTCCTATGTGGACATGACAGATGACATGGCAAACTCTCTTCTTGATTACTATCTTGTGCAATCGAAGGAATATTTGCCAAAAGACTTTTCCAAAGAAAACTTCATGCATATCTATGAACTTCAATCTATTCAAAGATGCTTTAAAGCTTGTGGCAGCTTTGCTAGCTTCTTTCATCAAAGGCAAGACCGTCGCTACCTGAAGTATCTTCCAGGAACTTTGCGCAGAGTGATGAAGGCTATCAATGAATTCCCAGAGTATAAAACTTTTGCGGATATCCTGATTGATTCAGGAGCCTTAGAGAGAAAGTACGAATCACTATGA
- a CDS encoding mannose-1-phosphate guanyltransferase (COG1208 Nucleoside-diphosphate-sugar pyrophosphorylase involved in lipopolysaccharide biosynthesis/translation initiation factor 2B, gamma/epsilon subunits (eIF-2Bgamma/eIF-2Bepsilon)) — translation MNLMLLAAGEGTRLRPYTQTCPKPAMPFLNIPLAAHVLGFVSPLHVTRFVVNTFYLPQKIHNLFESLPTPVPPKFNDESVLLGSGGGLKSAQKYFDLSEPIVLMNADEVILPADLEIISKALDHHRKTNALSTLIVMKHPEAGKKFGGVWTKGNRILGFGKDSIENTDSVWHFIGVQILSPRIFNYLPEGESNILYDAVVAGINNNELAEVYPIDCEWFETGNPQDYMEAQETCLRFLANEEISYQKKSLQRSLDLFAAEKQLISTSSDLVLMKSASATIEGHLSGFAVIGAQSVVPKNFSGKNIVVAAKTKIAEEDSATDKVYL, via the coding sequence ATGAATCTGATGTTACTTGCAGCAGGAGAAGGCACAAGACTGCGCCCCTACACTCAAACATGCCCTAAGCCTGCGATGCCATTTTTGAACATCCCTCTGGCAGCTCATGTTCTAGGGTTTGTATCTCCACTGCATGTAACAAGATTTGTTGTAAATACATTTTATCTTCCCCAAAAGATTCACAATCTCTTTGAATCACTTCCGACTCCAGTTCCTCCAAAGTTTAACGACGAATCTGTACTCTTGGGCAGTGGCGGCGGATTAAAGTCTGCACAAAAATATTTCGATCTTTCAGAACCGATCGTTTTAATGAATGCCGATGAAGTTATACTCCCCGCAGATTTAGAAATTATCTCCAAAGCCCTTGATCATCACCGAAAGACCAATGCCCTTTCGACTCTCATAGTGATGAAGCACCCCGAGGCTGGAAAAAAATTTGGTGGTGTTTGGACAAAAGGAAATCGCATTCTTGGTTTCGGTAAAGACAGTATTGAAAATACAGATTCCGTTTGGCACTTTATTGGAGTGCAAATTCTTTCTCCAAGAATTTTCAATTATCTACCTGAAGGAGAATCAAACATTCTCTACGATGCCGTTGTCGCTGGTATTAACAATAATGAGTTAGCAGAAGTATACCCTATTGACTGCGAATGGTTTGAAACTGGAAATCCTCAAGACTATATGGAAGCTCAAGAAACTTGTCTGCGCTTCTTAGCCAATGAAGAGATTAGTTACCAGAAAAAATCACTCCAAAGATCCCTTGATTTATTTGCAGCCGAGAAACAATTGATCTCGACATCTTCAGATCTGGTTTTAATGAAATCAGCATCTGCCACTATTGAGGGGCACCTATCAGGGTTTGCCGTTATCGGCGCACAGAGTGTTGTGCCGAAAAACTTTTCTGGAAAAAATATCGTGGTCGCCGCTAAAACAAAAATCGCCGAGGAAGACTCGGCGACTGATAAAGTGTATTTATAA